The following proteins come from a genomic window of Achromobacter deleyi:
- a CDS encoding UDP-N-acetylglucosamine 1-carboxyvinyltransferase codes for MSNLIVHGGTPLRGRVIPSANKNAVLPILCATLLTDQPLRLHGVPDITDVRKILDIFRTLGSEVRLDETTRTLELHHRDTTFDAARHRLPEEMRSSIMLVSPLLARFGVARLEDNVKGCTLGVREIDPHVDIFRSFGGEVERASGSLLVRSAGPLKPTHHWLDYASVTTTENFVLCAAAAAGESTLTNAASEPHVQEFCRFMTMMGADIDGIGTSRLTVRGGATLRGGEFTFEEDFHEITTFLALGAITGGDVVVRNSTPSNFPLIDRTFAKFGVKIVHENGWSRALRDGPLKVQTPFTSNVLTKVEAAPWPYFPVDLLPIFIALGVCAEGNAMFWNKVYDGALGWTGELSKFGAHVFSSDPHRVITFGGNPLTPAVVESPYIIRVAIALFMIASSIEGRSEIRNATPIRRAHPRFVENLRSLGVQVEWTAEE; via the coding sequence ATGTCCAATCTCATCGTCCACGGCGGCACGCCCCTGCGCGGCCGCGTCATCCCGTCGGCCAACAAGAACGCGGTGCTGCCGATCCTGTGCGCCACGCTGCTGACCGACCAGCCGCTGCGCCTGCACGGCGTGCCCGACATCACCGACGTGCGCAAGATCCTCGACATCTTCCGCACGCTGGGCAGCGAGGTGCGGCTGGACGAGACCACCCGCACGCTGGAGCTGCATCACCGCGACACGACGTTCGACGCCGCGCGCCACCGCCTGCCGGAAGAGATGCGCTCGTCCATCATGCTGGTGTCGCCGCTGCTGGCGCGCTTCGGCGTGGCGCGGCTGGAAGACAACGTCAAGGGCTGCACGCTGGGCGTGCGCGAGATCGATCCGCACGTCGACATCTTCCGCTCGTTCGGCGGCGAGGTCGAACGCGCCAGCGGTTCGCTGCTGGTGCGCAGCGCCGGGCCGCTCAAGCCGACCCACCACTGGCTGGACTACGCCTCGGTCACCACCACCGAGAACTTCGTGCTGTGCGCGGCCGCCGCGGCCGGCGAATCGACGCTGACCAATGCCGCGTCCGAGCCGCACGTGCAGGAATTCTGCCGCTTCATGACGATGATGGGCGCCGACATCGACGGCATCGGCACCTCGCGCCTGACGGTGCGCGGCGGCGCCACGCTGCGCGGCGGCGAGTTCACCTTCGAGGAAGATTTCCACGAGATCACCACGTTCCTGGCGCTGGGCGCGATCACCGGCGGTGACGTGGTGGTGCGCAACAGCACGCCGTCGAACTTCCCGCTGATCGACCGCACCTTCGCCAAGTTCGGCGTGAAGATCGTGCACGAGAACGGCTGGTCGCGCGCGCTGCGCGACGGCCCGCTGAAGGTGCAGACGCCCTTCACCAGCAACGTGCTGACCAAGGTCGAGGCCGCGCCCTGGCCGTATTTCCCGGTGGACCTGCTGCCCATCTTCATCGCGCTGGGCGTGTGCGCCGAGGGCAACGCGATGTTCTGGAACAAGGTCTACGACGGCGCGCTGGGCTGGACCGGCGAGCTGTCCAAGTTCGGCGCGCACGTGTTCTCGTCGGACCCGCACCGCGTCATCACCTTCGGCGGCAATCCGCTGACGCCGGCGGTGGTCGAAAGCCCCTACATCATCCGCGTGGCGATCGCGCTGTTCATGATCGCCAGCAGCATCGAGGGGCGCTCCGAGATCCGCAACGCCACCCCGATCCGCCGCGCCCACCCGCGCTTCGTCGAGAACCTGCGCAGCCTGGGCGTGCAGGTCGAGTGGACCGCCGAGGAATAG
- a CDS encoding GlcG/HbpS family heme-binding protein: MNKVFLYFIIPAALLNNPVFAGQDASRSEMTAAMASSLVNTALSVCHDEKRTGVVAVVDKGGNLVALQRDDNVGPHNTIAAQKKAYTALSTKSDTRELAKKAASNPEMQNLNTVPQLLLLGGGVPVKSGDIVIGAIGVAGTGGPADDQHCALEAVKRVMNK, translated from the coding sequence ATGAATAAAGTATTTCTATATTTCATTATTCCCGCGGCGCTCCTGAATAACCCGGTTTTCGCGGGTCAGGACGCTTCCCGTTCAGAAATGACGGCGGCGATGGCGTCTTCGTTGGTGAACACCGCGCTTTCCGTTTGCCACGACGAGAAAAGAACCGGCGTTGTTGCCGTTGTCGATAAAGGCGGCAACCTGGTCGCTCTGCAACGTGACGACAATGTCGGCCCTCACAATACAATCGCCGCGCAAAAAAAGGCCTACACCGCGCTTTCCACCAAAAGCGACACCCGCGAACTCGCTAAAAAGGCCGCATCAAATCCTGAAATGCAAAACCTGAATACCGTGCCCCAACTTTTGCTGTTGGGTGGCGGCGTCCCCGTCAAGTCTGGCGATATCGTCATTGGCGCAATTGGCGTGGCTGGAACAGGCGGTCCCGCCGATGATCAGCACTGCGCCCTGGAAGCGGTCAAGCGGGTGATGAATAAGTAA
- the uraH gene encoding hydroxyisourate hydrolase, which yields MNCYLKHTIAAAFLAASAISLSANAETPKNPISVHVLNLKTGIPSEGVTVILEKKEGEKWKELNSAITGKDGRINALYPADQAINPGDYRVTFETGKYYAARSEDTFFPEIPVIIHVPKAGEHYHVPLLLSQYGYSTYRGN from the coding sequence ATGAATTGCTATTTAAAACATACGATTGCAGCAGCATTTCTGGCGGCATCTGCAATTTCACTTTCGGCGAATGCCGAAACACCGAAAAACCCCATCAGCGTGCATGTGCTGAATCTGAAAACCGGCATTCCATCCGAAGGCGTGACGGTTATTCTTGAAAAAAAAGAAGGTGAAAAATGGAAAGAATTGAATTCCGCCATTACCGGCAAGGACGGGCGTATTAATGCGCTTTACCCGGCGGACCAGGCAATCAACCCAGGTGATTACAGAGTGACTTTCGAGACCGGAAAGTATTACGCCGCCCGTAGCGAGGACACATTCTTCCCTGAAATTCCAGTTATCATCCATGTGCCAAAGGCTGGCGAGCACTACCATGTTCCGCTACTGCTGAGCCAGTATGGATATTCAACGTACCGCGGAAATTGA